Proteins co-encoded in one Streptomyces sp. NBC_01571 genomic window:
- a CDS encoding chaperone modulator CbpM, with amino-acid sequence MTTAPRPGGASRRTATPAAPPVLNVRVRTATLGPPLRLGLDAVARRTGIHPDLVRRFVALGLVDATRDATGRLWFEPSAPIALARIQRLRAALPLNYASLGLVVDLLDRISELEDALRRSNAGSRSDESWI; translated from the coding sequence ATGACCACCGCCCCCCGTCCCGGCGGCGCAAGCCGCCGCACCGCCACTCCGGCCGCCCCGCCGGTCCTCAACGTCCGGGTGCGCACCGCCACCCTCGGTCCGCCCCTGAGGCTCGGTCTCGACGCGGTCGCCCGCCGCACCGGCATCCACCCGGATCTCGTACGGCGGTTCGTCGCCCTCGGCCTCGTCGACGCCACCCGGGACGCGACAGGGCGGCTGTGGTTCGAACCGTCCGCTCCCATCGCCCTCGCCCGCATCCAACGTCTACGGGCCGCGCTCCCCCTCAACTACGCCTCCCTGGGTCTGGTGGTCGATCTGCTCGACCGGATCAGCGAGCTGGAGGACGCACTGAGGCGCAGCAATGCCGGCTCCAGGAGTGATGAATCGTGGATATGA
- a CDS encoding DnaJ C-terminal domain-containing protein, whose product MARDYYEVLGVPRTASAEEIQQAFRTLARKHHPDVNKDPGAEERFKELNDAYSALSDPKTRQRYDRFGDDFRQIPEDYDERVAAAAGARGGRAGWAGGGGGGGVRFRTSDGAGFDGSGVDFEDLFGGMFGRGGGGGGWGPVPGADQEAEIQLSVEEAYRGGRRSITLGGPNGQRSYDVTIPRGVVDGQRIRLAGEGGRGSGDGPPGDLYLRVRIKPDGRFRLEGRDIHVVAPVTPWEAVLGATVPVPTPGGTAKVTIPPNSSSGRRLRLRGEGMPNPRGHNGDLYAEIRIMVPPEPTARERELFEELAAVSAFDPRRPR is encoded by the coding sequence ATGGCACGCGACTACTACGAGGTGCTCGGGGTGCCGCGCACCGCGAGTGCCGAGGAGATCCAGCAGGCCTTCCGCACGCTGGCGCGCAAGCACCACCCCGACGTCAACAAGGATCCGGGTGCCGAGGAGCGCTTCAAGGAACTCAACGACGCCTACAGCGCGCTCTCCGACCCCAAGACCCGGCAGCGCTACGACCGCTTCGGCGACGACTTCCGGCAGATCCCGGAGGACTACGACGAGCGGGTGGCCGCGGCGGCGGGCGCCCGCGGCGGCCGGGCCGGGTGGGCGGGCGGCGGCGGAGGCGGGGGGGTCCGCTTCCGGACCTCCGACGGCGCCGGCTTCGACGGCTCGGGCGTCGACTTCGAGGACCTGTTCGGCGGGATGTTCGGACGGGGCGGCGGAGGCGGCGGCTGGGGTCCGGTGCCCGGCGCCGACCAGGAGGCCGAGATCCAGCTCAGTGTCGAGGAGGCGTACCGGGGCGGAAGGCGCAGCATCACGCTGGGCGGCCCGAACGGACAGCGCAGTTACGACGTCACCATCCCGCGCGGTGTGGTGGACGGTCAGCGCATCCGGCTGGCCGGAGAGGGCGGCCGCGGCAGCGGCGACGGCCCGCCGGGCGACCTGTATCTCCGGGTGCGCATCAAGCCCGACGGACGTTTCCGTCTGGAGGGGCGGGACATCCACGTGGTCGCCCCGGTGACGCCGTGGGAGGCGGTGCTCGGCGCTACCGTGCCGGTGCCCACCCCCGGCGGCACGGCCAAGGTCACCATCCCCCCGAACTCGTCCAGCGGCCGCCGGCTCCGGCTGCGCGGCGAGGGCATGCCCAACCCGCGCGGCCACAACGGTGACCTCTACGCGGAGATCCGCATCATGGTGCCGCCGGAACCCACCGCCCGCGAACGCGAGCTCTTCGAGGAGCTGGCCGCGGTGTCCGCCTTCGACCCGAGGAGGCCCCGATGA
- a CDS encoding L-threonylcarbamoyladenylate synthase: protein MAKYFDVHPENPQPRIIGQVAEIIRGGGLVIYPTDSCFALGCQLGNREGLDRIRSIRRLDDRHHFTLMCQDFAQLGHFVHIDNSVFRTVKASTPGSYTFILPATKEAPRRLLHPKKKTVGVRIPDHAVAQALLAELGEPLLSSTLLLPDQDKPLTQGWEIKDELDHVVDAVLDSGDCGVEPTTVIDFSQGEPEIVRYGAGDPSRFE, encoded by the coding sequence ATGGCCAAGTACTTCGACGTGCATCCGGAGAACCCCCAGCCGCGGATCATCGGCCAGGTGGCCGAGATCATCCGCGGCGGCGGTCTCGTCATCTACCCGACCGACTCCTGTTTCGCGCTGGGCTGCCAGCTCGGGAATCGGGAAGGACTCGATCGCATCCGCTCCATCCGCCGGCTCGACGACCGGCATCACTTCACCCTCATGTGTCAGGACTTCGCGCAGCTGGGCCATTTCGTGCACATCGACAACTCGGTGTTCCGCACGGTCAAGGCCTCGACCCCCGGCAGCTACACCTTCATCCTTCCGGCGACGAAGGAGGCACCGCGCAGGCTGCTGCACCCGAAGAAGAAGACCGTCGGCGTCCGGATCCCCGACCACGCCGTCGCCCAGGCGCTCCTCGCCGAGCTCGGCGAGCCACTGCTGTCGAGCACCCTGCTCCTGCCCGACCAGGACAAGCCGCTGACCCAGGGCTGGGAGATCAAGGACGAGCTCGACCACGTGGTGGACGCGGTCCTCGACTCCGGTGACTGTGGCGTCGAGCCGACCACCGTCATCGACTTCTCGCAGGGAGAGCCCGAGATCGTACGCTACGGGGCGGGCGATCCGTCACGGTTCGAGTAG
- the dnaK gene encoding molecular chaperone DnaK yields the protein MGKAVGIDLGTTNSVIAVWEGGEPTVIPNAEGSRTTPSIVAFAEGGERLVGQLARRQAILNPKGTIYSAKRFIGRHYDEVSAEAKAVAYDVVEGEGGVARFKVRDKLYSPEEISALVLRKLADDAGKQLGERVTEAVITVPAYFNDAQRQATKDAGRIAGLEVLRIINEPTAAALAYGMEKKQHETVLVFDLGGGTFDVSILDVGDGVVEVRSTAGDSHLGGDDFDRRIVDLLADTFQQQNGIDLRKDPQALQRLFEAAEKAKTELSSVTQTQVSLPFITADASGPKHLTETIMRSKFDQITADLVERTLEPVKQAMTDAKVSENDIDEVILVGGSTRIPAVQNLVRRLTGGKDPNMSVNPDEVVALGAAIQAGVLKGEVKDVLLLDVTPLSLGVETRGGVMTKLIERNTTIPVRRSETFSTAEDNQEAVDVVVLQGERELAADNRVLGRFQLKDIRPAPRGEPQVEVTFDIDANGILNVTARDKDTSKEQSITISEGSNLDQGEVERMVQEAEQHRGEDQALRDGVDARNELDAVAYQVERRLTELGEAAPEHERARAEMLVSEAREAVRQDAPPEKVRPMTSELQQVLASLTAHQTGAGQAAEAAPGAQDTTSAPTGSDDVIDAEFDKS from the coding sequence ATGGGCAAGGCAGTCGGAATCGATCTGGGCACCACCAACTCGGTGATCGCCGTGTGGGAGGGCGGCGAACCCACTGTCATACCGAACGCCGAGGGCTCGCGTACGACGCCCTCCATCGTCGCCTTCGCCGAAGGGGGCGAACGTCTGGTGGGACAGCTCGCCAGGCGCCAGGCGATCCTCAATCCCAAGGGCACCATCTACTCGGCCAAGCGGTTCATCGGCCGGCACTACGACGAGGTGTCCGCCGAGGCCAAGGCGGTGGCGTACGACGTCGTCGAGGGCGAGGGCGGGGTCGCCCGCTTCAAGGTGCGCGACAAGCTGTACTCGCCCGAGGAGATCAGCGCGCTGGTGCTGCGCAAGCTCGCCGACGACGCGGGCAAGCAGCTGGGCGAGCGGGTGACCGAAGCGGTCATCACCGTGCCGGCGTACTTCAACGACGCGCAGCGCCAGGCGACCAAGGACGCCGGCCGCATCGCGGGCCTCGAGGTGTTGCGGATCATCAACGAGCCGACGGCGGCGGCGCTGGCGTACGGGATGGAGAAGAAGCAGCACGAGACCGTGCTCGTCTTCGACCTCGGCGGCGGCACCTTCGACGTGAGCATTCTGGACGTCGGCGACGGCGTGGTGGAGGTGCGCTCGACCGCGGGGGACAGTCACCTCGGCGGCGACGACTTCGACCGTCGGATCGTCGACCTGCTCGCCGACACCTTCCAGCAGCAGAACGGCATCGACCTGCGCAAGGATCCGCAGGCCCTGCAGCGGCTGTTCGAAGCGGCGGAGAAGGCCAAGACCGAGCTGAGTTCGGTCACCCAGACGCAGGTCAGCCTGCCGTTCATCACCGCGGACGCCTCCGGTCCCAAGCACCTGACCGAGACGATCATGAGGTCCAAGTTCGACCAGATCACCGCCGACCTGGTGGAGCGGACCCTGGAGCCGGTCAAGCAGGCGATGACCGACGCCAAGGTGAGCGAGAACGACATCGACGAGGTCATTCTCGTGGGCGGCTCGACGCGTATCCCGGCCGTGCAGAACCTGGTCCGCCGGCTGACCGGCGGCAAGGACCCGAACATGAGCGTGAACCCGGACGAGGTCGTGGCGCTGGGCGCGGCGATCCAGGCCGGCGTGCTCAAGGGCGAGGTCAAGGACGTCCTGCTGCTCGACGTCACGCCGCTGTCGCTGGGCGTGGAGACCCGTGGTGGGGTCATGACGAAGCTCATCGAACGGAACACCACGATCCCGGTACGCCGCTCCGAGACCTTCTCCACGGCGGAGGACAACCAGGAGGCCGTCGACGTCGTCGTGCTGCAGGGCGAGCGCGAACTCGCCGCGGACAACCGGGTCCTGGGCCGCTTCCAGCTCAAGGACATCCGTCCGGCACCGCGCGGCGAGCCGCAGGTCGAGGTCACCTTCGACATCGACGCCAACGGCATCCTGAACGTGACCGCGCGGGACAAGGACACCAGCAAGGAACAGAGCATCACCATCAGCGAGGGTTCCAACCTCGACCAGGGCGAGGTCGAGCGGATGGTCCAGGAGGCCGAACAGCACCGCGGCGAGGACCAGGCACTGCGCGACGGTGTCGACGCCCGCAACGAACTGGACGCCGTCGCCTACCAGGTCGAGCGCCGCCTCACCGAACTCGGTGAGGCCGCGCCGGAACACGAGCGGGCCCGCGCGGAGATGCTCGTCTCCGAGGCCCGCGAGGCAGTCAGGCAGGACGCGCCGCCCGAGAAGGTCCGGCCGATGACCTCCGAGCTGCAACAGGTGCTGGCGTCCCTCACCGCCCATCAGACGGGCGCGGGACAGGCCGCGGAGGCCGCGCCCGGCGCGCAGGACACCACGAGCGCCCCAACGGGTTCCGACGACGTCATAGACGCCGAATTCGACAAGAGCTGA
- a CDS encoding CdaR family transcriptional regulator, whose product MPGMVDDASGAGHQRIGPRGFPGQVPSTAPASWGRKQLASLYDVFVLAVTMLDAPEAQEILRLAMDAVPRLTDCRPEGCYLLRDGRFELDATPSAPSLDGRAPKELPAAIRQLSALGGEDGILRFREGGWGWAAGLRSSRGLLGYLVVSAPEPPSDDQRFLLYALARPTAAALYNADARSRDREYARQLFRAIEERDAVNERLTTLVAELEAQHTVHDVLSRAHVGDAGEDGIADAVYELTGLATRIEDRFGNPLARAGPGVDGAHEKPDPTLREQLLHRAMRTPDPVRHEGRLIGVARHHGEILGTIELIDPGGAAGDAEAFALGHACTALALELAHRRSLAETELRMSRDLVDDLLTGADEGGAYARAEAVGHDLHGPHHVVVAQWHATAADDRFLDAVGRAARGLGLRSLLARRSDMAVLVVQGGPCDPGLYGAVVGEVGSWRGAVGVGSLCETTAGLPHSYEQAVSALHVRRQSQPPYGTAVYEELGLYRILARGNDARDVTFFVREWLGPLLDYDATHGTDLVHTLTRYFDHGGNYDETARALAVHRSTLRYRLQRIREISGRRLDDVDSRFNLQVATRIWKVSGPAAEGNAHSDSLPGGESR is encoded by the coding sequence ATGCCTGGCATGGTCGACGACGCCTCCGGTGCGGGGCACCAGCGCATCGGACCGCGCGGCTTTCCCGGCCAGGTGCCCTCCACCGCCCCGGCCTCCTGGGGCCGGAAACAGCTGGCGAGCCTGTACGACGTGTTCGTGCTGGCCGTGACGATGCTGGACGCCCCGGAAGCTCAGGAGATCCTGCGCCTGGCCATGGACGCGGTACCACGCCTCACCGACTGCCGGCCCGAGGGCTGCTACCTGCTCAGGGACGGACGCTTCGAACTCGACGCCACACCGAGCGCACCCTCCCTCGACGGCCGGGCCCCGAAAGAGCTCCCCGCGGCGATCCGACAGCTGAGCGCACTGGGCGGGGAGGACGGCATCCTCCGCTTCCGGGAAGGTGGCTGGGGGTGGGCGGCGGGACTGCGCAGTTCCCGCGGACTCCTCGGCTACCTCGTCGTCAGCGCCCCCGAGCCGCCGTCCGACGACCAGCGCTTCCTCCTGTACGCCCTCGCGCGGCCGACCGCCGCCGCGCTCTACAACGCCGACGCCCGCAGCCGCGACCGCGAGTACGCCCGGCAGCTGTTCCGGGCCATCGAGGAGCGGGACGCGGTCAACGAACGGCTGACCACGCTGGTCGCGGAGCTGGAGGCGCAGCACACCGTGCACGACGTCCTCTCCCGCGCCCACGTCGGCGACGCGGGAGAGGACGGCATCGCCGACGCCGTGTACGAGCTGACCGGCCTCGCCACCCGCATCGAGGACCGCTTCGGCAACCCGCTCGCCCGGGCGGGACCCGGGGTGGACGGAGCCCACGAGAAGCCCGATCCGACGCTGCGCGAACAACTCCTGCACCGTGCGATGCGGACCCCGGACCCGGTCCGCCACGAGGGCCGCCTCATCGGGGTCGCCCGCCACCACGGTGAGATCCTCGGCACGATCGAACTCATCGATCCCGGGGGCGCGGCCGGTGACGCCGAGGCGTTCGCGCTCGGCCACGCGTGCACCGCGCTGGCCCTGGAACTCGCCCACCGCCGCAGCCTGGCGGAGACCGAACTGCGCATGAGCCGCGATCTCGTGGATGACCTGCTGACCGGAGCCGACGAGGGCGGCGCGTACGCCCGGGCGGAGGCCGTCGGTCACGATCTGCACGGACCGCACCATGTCGTGGTCGCCCAGTGGCATGCCACGGCCGCCGACGACCGGTTCCTGGACGCGGTCGGCCGCGCCGCGCGCGGACTGGGACTGCGGTCGCTGCTCGCCCGGCGCTCGGACATGGCGGTGCTGGTCGTCCAGGGCGGGCCGTGCGACCCCGGACTGTACGGCGCCGTCGTCGGCGAGGTGGGCTCGTGGCGCGGCGCGGTGGGCGTCGGGAGCCTGTGCGAGACGACGGCCGGCCTTCCCCACTCCTACGAACAGGCCGTCAGCGCGTTGCACGTGCGCAGGCAGTCACAACCGCCCTACGGCACCGCGGTCTACGAGGAACTCGGCCTCTACCGCATCCTGGCCAGGGGCAACGACGCACGGGACGTCACGTTCTTCGTCCGCGAGTGGCTCGGTCCGCTGCTCGACTACGACGCCACCCACGGCACGGACCTGGTGCACACCCTCACCCGGTACTTCGACCACGGCGGCAACTACGACGAGACGGCGCGGGCCCTCGCCGTCCACCGCAGCACGCTGCGGTACCGGTTGCAGCGCATCCGGGAGATCAGCGGCCGGCGACTCGACGACGTGGACAGCCGCTTCAACCTCCAAGTGGCCACACGGATCTGGAAGGTGAGCGGTCCGGCGGCCGAGGGCAACGCGCACTCCGACTCGCTCCCCGGCGGGGAGTCCCGGTGA
- a CDS encoding nucleotide exchange factor GrpE, whose amino-acid sequence MATGQEPVTPPEREQRIEDAADPAAPAAPARPEAEEQAAELDELRDRWRRALADLDNLRKRHAKELERVRGEERARTAAAWLPVLDNLERALGHADADPSAVLKGIETVRDQAVEVLRGLGYPRHEETGVPFDPTRHEVVGVVDDPGAEPNTVAQVVSPGYGADGNQLRPAFVMVSKRQE is encoded by the coding sequence ATGGCCACCGGACAGGAGCCTGTGACGCCCCCCGAACGCGAACAGCGCATCGAGGACGCCGCCGACCCCGCGGCCCCGGCCGCCCCGGCGCGGCCGGAGGCGGAGGAACAGGCCGCGGAGCTCGACGAGCTCAGGGACCGCTGGCGCCGCGCGCTCGCCGACCTGGACAACCTGCGCAAGCGCCACGCGAAGGAACTGGAACGCGTGCGCGGTGAGGAACGTGCCCGCACGGCCGCGGCCTGGCTGCCGGTGCTCGACAACCTGGAACGGGCCCTGGGGCACGCCGACGCCGACCCCTCCGCCGTACTGAAGGGCATCGAGACCGTGCGCGACCAGGCGGTCGAGGTGCTGCGCGGCCTCGGATACCCGCGTCACGAGGAGACCGGGGTGCCCTTCGACCCGACCAGACACGAGGTCGTCGGGGTCGTCGACGACCCCGGCGCCGAGCCGAACACCGTGGCCCAGGTGGTGAGTCCGGGCTATGGGGCGGACGGCAACCAGTTGCGCCCGGCGTTCGTCATGGTCAGCAAGCGGCAGGAGTGA
- a CDS encoding DUF6328 family protein, which produces MPAAWVSEGAEQARRQESEAERADRQWNELMQEIRVAQTGVQILFGFLLSVAFTPAFGHLSDMDRIIYITTVVLGATATGALIAPVPFHRWVSGRSIKAQAVRWAARLTFIGLALLIATLTSALFLILRVATHDGFVPWLVGGVVAWYLACWVVLPLWARQRYTTLAEEAAD; this is translated from the coding sequence ATACCAGCGGCTTGGGTATCAGAAGGAGCCGAGCAGGCGCGCCGACAGGAGTCCGAGGCTGAGCGCGCCGACCGGCAGTGGAACGAACTGATGCAGGAAATTCGGGTCGCGCAGACTGGTGTCCAAATCCTCTTCGGTTTCCTGCTGAGCGTGGCCTTTACGCCGGCTTTCGGACACCTGTCCGACATGGACCGGATCATCTACATCACCACGGTCGTGCTCGGCGCGACTGCGACCGGTGCACTCATCGCACCGGTCCCGTTTCACCGGTGGGTGTCTGGCCGCAGTATCAAGGCGCAGGCAGTGCGCTGGGCCGCGCGGCTCACCTTCATCGGCCTGGCGCTGCTGATTGCCACGCTCACTTCGGCCTTGTTCCTGATCCTGCGGGTGGCCACGCATGACGGCTTCGTCCCGTGGCTGGTCGGCGGGGTGGTGGCCTGGTACCTCGCGTGCTGGGTGGTGCTGCCGTTGTGGGCGCGGCAGCGGTACACCACCCTGGCGGAGGAGGCCGCCGACTGA
- a CDS encoding SpoIIE family protein phosphatase, with translation MPSGDVLVLIDESGRVIEWGRPAEDLFGWSAQEALGRQVATLMREAAAGGEWRGKFSDAAAVLVKPVLRGTSVVWQVLAAGDAMPGQDAAILKAVFTHSPVRLYVLDNQLRVVRMSTIAGERHDTSVRHLLGTHFTEACEFSDPEEEAAVAQRVLESGEPVVNRLVRRDKAPDRPTRRICSVSYLRLEDSAGEVVGLVTSALDVTERENAQNRLALLDTVRTQVGHLLNVMHVCSELVDAVVPAFAGIADVEVIEGVVRGEEPPSVPVHRDALLRRAAFRGRIGGPPVGVKRSLPVGTPFSDVLADLRPCLAKIDEDNSWLAADPARADVIRRAGAHSLIVAPLALRGHALGLVSFYRYQEEDPFEEEDVAVASAMCAHTALCIDNARQFMREWITARTVQRRLLPHQPATHATAEISQLHIPDPEGGGAWSDAIALPGARTALIVGDVAGKGIAAAITMGLLRTAIHTLADLDLQPDELLARLSDTTARLAAARAALPPDPVNREPLTARCVIAIYDPVDLTCTVARAGLPDPVAVFPDGTSASLSVPPGPPLAEPGSAPFPAITVSLPEGTTLAMGTAALADEVLAPSGSLHPFLDSIGTRPLRDVCDDIAHTLTDNDRTGETLMLLARTKALPHDRVLTRDLPADAEAAPIARAAARRQLEAWDVDEKTAFTTELIVSELVGNAVRHGAPPFQLRLIFERMLTCEVSDTATSSPQVKHARTVDETGRGLFIIASLADQWGTRSRTQGKTVWAEQPTGAATERQNDAADPA, from the coding sequence ATGCCCAGCGGTGACGTGCTCGTGCTCATTGATGAGAGTGGCCGGGTGATCGAGTGGGGGCGTCCGGCTGAGGATCTGTTCGGGTGGTCTGCCCAGGAGGCCCTTGGCCGGCAGGTGGCCACGCTGATGCGTGAGGCCGCTGCCGGCGGCGAATGGCGCGGGAAGTTCTCGGATGCGGCTGCGGTGCTGGTCAAGCCAGTACTGCGAGGTACGTCCGTCGTGTGGCAGGTCCTCGCGGCTGGCGACGCCATGCCGGGGCAGGACGCGGCGATCTTGAAAGCTGTGTTCACCCATTCTCCCGTGCGGCTGTACGTCCTCGACAACCAGCTGCGCGTGGTCCGCATGAGCACCATCGCCGGCGAACGGCATGACACGTCCGTACGGCACCTGTTGGGCACGCATTTCACCGAGGCGTGTGAATTCTCGGACCCGGAGGAAGAAGCCGCCGTGGCGCAAAGGGTCCTGGAGAGCGGGGAACCGGTGGTGAACCGGCTCGTCCGGCGCGACAAGGCACCAGATCGGCCTACGCGCCGCATCTGCTCTGTCTCCTACCTCCGCTTGGAGGACTCCGCCGGCGAGGTAGTCGGCCTGGTGACATCGGCGCTCGACGTCACAGAACGGGAAAACGCACAGAATCGTCTGGCTCTCCTGGACACGGTCCGCACGCAGGTGGGGCACCTGCTGAACGTGATGCACGTCTGTTCGGAACTGGTCGATGCGGTAGTACCTGCTTTCGCGGGCATCGCGGACGTCGAAGTGATCGAAGGCGTCGTCCGGGGAGAGGAACCTCCCTCGGTACCGGTCCACCGGGACGCTCTCCTGCGCCGAGCAGCCTTCCGAGGCCGGATCGGGGGTCCCCCGGTCGGCGTCAAGCGCTCTTTGCCGGTCGGCACCCCCTTCTCGGACGTTCTGGCCGACCTGCGACCGTGCCTCGCGAAGATCGATGAGGACAATTCGTGGCTGGCCGCCGACCCGGCCCGAGCCGACGTCATCAGACGAGCCGGTGCCCATTCTCTGATCGTGGCTCCGCTGGCATTGCGCGGCCATGCTCTGGGCCTCGTCAGCTTCTACCGCTACCAGGAGGAAGACCCCTTCGAAGAGGAGGACGTCGCAGTGGCATCCGCCATGTGCGCGCACACTGCGCTCTGCATCGACAACGCCCGTCAGTTCATGCGCGAGTGGATCACCGCACGAACCGTGCAGCGCAGACTCCTTCCTCACCAGCCCGCCACGCACGCCACGGCGGAGATCTCCCAACTGCACATTCCCGACCCGGAGGGCGGCGGCGCGTGGTCCGACGCGATCGCGCTGCCCGGTGCACGGACCGCGCTGATCGTTGGCGACGTGGCCGGAAAGGGCATCGCGGCAGCTATCACGATGGGACTCCTGCGGACGGCGATCCATACCCTCGCTGATCTGGACCTGCAGCCAGACGAACTGCTGGCGCGCCTCAGTGATACCACCGCCCGCCTGGCGGCAGCGCGGGCGGCACTGCCCCCGGACCCGGTGAACCGCGAACCGCTCACGGCCAGATGCGTCATCGCGATCTACGACCCCGTCGATCTCACCTGCACCGTCGCCCGCGCCGGCCTTCCCGATCCGGTCGCGGTCTTTCCCGACGGCACCTCGGCCTCTTTGTCGGTTCCCCCAGGTCCACCACTCGCCGAACCGGGCAGCGCACCATTCCCTGCGATCACCGTCAGCCTCCCCGAAGGCACCACTCTGGCGATGGGCACGGCCGCACTCGCCGACGAGGTCCTGGCGCCGTCCGGCTCCCTGCACCCGTTCCTGGACAGCATCGGCACCAGGCCACTGCGAGACGTGTGCGACGACATCGCGCACACGCTCACAGACAACGACCGCACCGGCGAGACACTGATGCTGCTCGCCCGCACGAAAGCGCTGCCCCACGACCGCGTACTGACCCGCGACCTGCCCGCTGACGCCGAGGCCGCGCCGATCGCCCGCGCAGCGGCCCGCCGCCAGTTGGAGGCATGGGACGTGGACGAGAAAACGGCGTTCACCACCGAGCTCATCGTCAGCGAGCTCGTCGGCAACGCGGTCCGCCACGGCGCTCCACCCTTCCAGCTCCGGCTGATCTTCGAGCGGATGCTGACCTGCGAGGTGAGCGACACCGCAACCAGCTCCCCGCAGGTGAAACACGCCCGCACTGTCGACGAGACAGGTCGGGGCCTGTTCATCATCGCGAGCCTCGCGGACCAGTGGGGCACCCGCTCCCGAACCCAGGGAAAGACCGTCTGGGCAGAGCAACCGACAGGGGCGGCGACAGAGCGGCAGAACGACGCCGCGGACCCTGCATGA
- a CDS encoding NAD(P)/FAD-dependent oxidoreductase — protein MNETTRTYDVIVIGGGPVGENVAERARAAGLSTVVVERELLGGECSFWACDPSKALLGPVVARADASRVPGLDPAVAGPLDVERVLAHRDKMSSYWKDEDQVEWLNSVSVDLIRGHGRLIGPKQVAVQTPEGDTVMLTARHAVAVSTGTRAALPPIPGLDTGRPWTSREATTADKVPGRLAVVGGGVVAVEMATAWQGLGSQVTMLVLDNGLLERMEPFAGELVTDTLREAGVDIRFNTAVTSLDRTGGQDGEVRIKLSDGGQLAADEILLATGRAPQTRDVGLETVGLTPGDWLTVDDTFQVTGVDGGWLYAVGDVNHRALMTHQGKYQARIAGTVIGARAKGEPIHDAPWGAHVATADHAAVPQVVFTTPEIASVGLTSREAEQSGRRIEVVDYDLARVAGAHQYGEDYRGRARMLIDTDRNTVVGVTFAGPGVGELVHSATIAVAGEVPLDRLWHAVPAFPTLGEVWLRLLETYRG, from the coding sequence ATGAACGAGACAACCCGCACCTACGACGTGATCGTCATCGGCGGGGGGCCGGTCGGCGAGAACGTGGCCGAACGCGCTCGTGCCGCGGGGCTCAGCACCGTGGTCGTAGAACGCGAACTCCTCGGCGGCGAGTGCTCGTTCTGGGCCTGCGACCCGAGCAAGGCACTGCTGGGGCCGGTGGTGGCACGTGCCGACGCGAGCCGCGTACCCGGACTCGACCCGGCGGTGGCCGGCCCGCTGGACGTCGAGCGGGTCCTCGCGCACCGCGACAAGATGTCCTCGTACTGGAAGGACGAGGACCAGGTCGAGTGGCTGAACTCGGTCTCCGTCGACCTCATACGCGGCCACGGCCGCCTCATCGGCCCCAAGCAGGTGGCCGTGCAGACTCCTGAGGGCGACACCGTCATGCTGACCGCCCGGCACGCCGTCGCCGTCTCCACCGGCACCCGCGCCGCCCTGCCCCCCATCCCCGGACTCGACACCGGCCGCCCCTGGACCAGCCGCGAGGCCACCACAGCCGACAAGGTGCCCGGCCGCCTCGCCGTCGTCGGAGGCGGTGTGGTCGCCGTCGAGATGGCCACCGCCTGGCAGGGCCTCGGCTCCCAGGTCACCATGCTCGTCCTCGACAACGGACTCCTCGAGCGGATGGAGCCGTTCGCCGGCGAACTGGTCACTGACACCCTGCGCGAAGCAGGCGTCGACATCCGCTTCAACACCGCCGTCACCTCACTGGACCGCACGGGCGGCCAGGACGGCGAGGTGCGGATCAAGCTCTCCGACGGCGGGCAGCTGGCCGCGGACGAGATCCTGCTGGCGACCGGCCGCGCACCGCAGACCCGCGACGTCGGCCTGGAGACCGTCGGTCTCACCCCCGGAGACTGGCTGACCGTCGACGACACCTTCCAGGTCACCGGCGTCGACGGCGGCTGGCTCTACGCCGTCGGCGACGTCAACCACCGCGCCCTGATGACGCATCAGGGCAAGTACCAGGCCCGGATCGCCGGCACCGTCATCGGCGCCCGCGCCAAGGGAGAGCCCATCCACGACGCCCCCTGGGGCGCGCATGTCGCCACCGCCGACCACGCGGCCGTCCCCCAGGTCGTCTTCACCACCCCTGAGATCGCCTCCGTCGGGCTGACCAGCCGTGAGGCCGAGCAGAGCGGGCGCCGCATCGAAGTCGTCGACTACGACCTCGCCCGCGTCGCCGGCGCCCACCAGTACGGCGAGGACTACCGCGGCCGGGCCCGCATGCTCATCGACACCGACCGCAACACCGTGGTCGGCGTCACCTTCGCCGGCCCCGGCGTCGGTGAGCTGGTGCACTCGGCCACCATCGCGGTCGCAGGCGAGGTGCCCCTCGACCGGCTCTGGCACGCCGTCCCCGCCTTCCCCACCCTCGGCGAGGTCTGGCTGCGGCTGCTGGAGACCTACCGCGGCTGA